DNA from Amorphoplanes friuliensis DSM 7358:
CCGGGAGCTGACCGCGGGTTTTCCGTCCACGACCCCGGTCAGCCTGGTCACGCTCGGCACGGGTGCGCTGCCCGGGGCGCACGGGGTCCTGGGTTTCACCCTGCGCAAGCCGGACGGCGGCATCCTCAACCACATCAAGTGGGGAAGCGACCCCGACCCGGCGCAGTGGCAGCCGGTGCCGACGCGCTTCGAACAGGCGATGGCCGCCGGCGTGCACGTCACGCAGGTGACCCGGCCGGAGTTCGAGGGCACCGGCCTGACCGTGGCGGCGAACCGCGGCGCCACCTTCGCCGGTGGGGCCGACCCGCAGGCGCTGTCGGCGGGCATGCTCGCCGCCCTGTCCCGCCCGGGTCTCGTTTATGGCTATCACCCCGATCTCGACCACCACGGGCACGCCTCGGGTGTCGACTCGGAGCCCTGGCGTGCGGCCGCGGCGGAGGTCGGCGAGCTGGTGTCACGGCTGGTCGACGGACTCCCGCCGAATGCCGCGCTGCTGGTCACGGCCGACCACGGACAGCTCAACGTGCCCCTCGAAGGCCGCATCGACCTGTCCGCCGACCCCCGGCTCGCCGCCGGCCTCACCGCCGTCGCGGGTGAACCCCGGGTCCGCTACCTGTACGTCGAGGACGGGGCACTCGATGACGTCGTCGCCGCGTGGCGAGAGGTCCTCGGGGACGCCGCCTGGGTGCTCACCCGCGAGGAAGCCATCGCCTCGGGCCTCTACGGGCCGGTGCCTCCGGCCCACCTGAGCCGCCTCGGCGACGTCGTGGTGATCTGCCAGGGGCGCACCGTGGTGCTCGCCGGTGGCTGGGAACCGCCCGCGGTGGGGCAGCTGATCGCGTACCACGGGTCGGTGACGGCGGCCGAGATGACGATCCCGCTGCTGGTCGCCCGCTGACTTGTCGTACCCCGCGGATAGCGTGCTGGTGTGGGACGAAGTCAGGCTATCGGCCGGGGACGTGATCCGCGGTTCGGGCCGGAGGCCGACGACGCGGGGTGCACGATCCTGCACGTCGACATGGACGCGTTTTTTGCCGCCGTCGAGGTCCGCCGCCGCCCCGAGCTGCGCGGCAAGCCCGTGGTTGTCGGCGGCGCCGGCCCCCGCGGTGTGGTCAGCTCCGCCAGTTACGAGGCCCGGAGATACGGCATCCGCAGCGCGATGCCCGGGATGCGCGCCCGGGCGCTGTGCCCGCACGCGATCTTCCTGCCGCCCGACTTCAGCGAATACACGGCGGCCTCCCGCGCCGTCATGCAGATCTTCCGGGACGTGACCCCGCTGGTCGAGCCGCTCTCGCTCGACGAGGCCTTCCTCGACGTGGCCGGCGCCCAGCGACTGCTCGGCCGCCCCGCGGTGATCGCCCGCGACATCCGCGCCCGGGTCGCCGAGGAGCAGCGGCTGACCTGCTCGGTCGGTGTCGCGCCGAGCAAGTTCGTGGCCAAGCTCGGCTCCACCCGCGCCAAACCCGACGGGGTCATCGTCGTCCCGGCCGGCCAGGTGCTCGACTTCCTGCACCCCCTGCCGGTCGACGCGCTCTGGGGTGTGGGGGAGAAGGCCGCCGAGACGCTGCACCGGCTCGGCCTGATGACGGTCGGCGACCTGGCCGCGGCGCCGCTGGGCATGCTGCGCGGCGCGCTCGGCGAGGCGTCCTCCGCCCACCTGCACGAGCTCGCCTGGGGCCGCGACCCCCGCCGGGTCGTCTCCGAGCACCAGGAGAAGTCGGTCGGCGCCGAGATGACCTACGACATCGACGTCACCGACCCCGCCGTGATCCGCCGCAGCCTGCTCGCGCTGGCCGACAAGGTCGGAGCCCGCCTGCGCGCCGCGGGCCACGTCGGCCGCACCGTCACCATCAAGATCCGCATGGCGGACTTCCGCACGGTCAACCGGTCCCGCAAGATGCCGACAGCCACCGATGTGGCACGGGAGATTTTCGAGACCTCCTGGGCCCTGTTCAAAGCCCTCGCCCCGGGCGAGTCGATCCGCCTCGTCGGCGTCCGGGTCGAAGGACTCGCCTCCGCGGCGACCACATCACGCCAGCTCACCCTGGGCGAACCGGAACGCGGCTGGCGCGAGGCCGAGGCCGCCGCGGACGCCGTTTCGGCCCGGTTCGGTCGCTCCATCGTCGGACCGGCCAGTCTTTTGGGACAAACCGATCTCCGCAGAACCGAAAATCACCCGCACTCGACGGTCGTCCCGCTTTCCGACCCGCCGACGCCCTCGTAGACTTGCGCCAAGGCAGCCAGTCGGCTGTCTCGCACCATCGGCCCGCCTGCACCACCGCCGGGGGGCCGGACATGCGCCCGGGGAGGAATGCCGTGCCGCTCTCGGAGCACGAGCAGCGGCTGTTCGACCAGATCGAGCAGTCGCTTGCCGAGGACCCCAAATTCGCCTCGGCTGTGCGGGCCAGCGACCCGCGTTTCCACGCCCGGCGCCGACTCGTCGTCGCCGCGTTCGTGATCGTCGCTGGACTCGCCTTGGTTGTCTACGGCACGGTGAGCAGCAATACGCCGCTCGGCGTGGCCGGCTTCGTGGTCATGCTGGCCTCGGCCGCGTTCGCGATGCAAAGCCGCCGGAAAGGGCAGGCACCCGACCTGCACGCCGTCGGCGGCACCGCGACCCGCCGCACCCGCACAACCCGCAAAGCCGGCTTCATCGACCGCCTCGAGGACCGCTGGCGTCAGCGCCCCGAAGGCCATCGCTGAACCCGTACAACCAGCGGCAACCCATGGCGGCCACCCGGCCGCCATCGCCGTATCTTCAGGCTCGCCCCCGCCGACGAGCCTGAAAACACCTGAGCGGCGTCCCTGGGGGGACGCCGCTGATTGCTACGCCCGCTGCGCTCGCCGACGGCTTGTCCGGGGCTCGACCGCATGCCGGCCTTTGCGCGGTGACGGTCTTGGGTCGGCGATCGGCATACTGAATGCGCAGCCCGGCCCGGTGCCGTCCGCCCTCACACTGCGCGAGCAACCTGCTGCCTTGCCATGTGGGGTGGCGTGACCCCTGCGCTGCGGGGCTGACCGCGCTGCCCGGCTGATCGCCGGGCCTGGTCCGCCGTTACGGCCTTGCCAGTCCGGTTGCCTGGCTTAATGCGCGAGATGGCCCGCGTGACTCACCTGGTGACCGCGGCCTGTCCGTTGGCTGGTCTGATCGGTCTCCGGCACGGCCGGTGCTTCTGATGCGGTAGGCCCGGATAAGCCCGTTTTCCTTGAAGTTGGGCCTTCGGCGGGCTTGGGTGAGCCCGTTTTCCTTGAAGTTGGGCTCTCGGCGGGCTTGGGTGAGCCCGTTTTCCTTGAAGTTGGGCCTTCAATAGGCCTGTTAGTCGAGAAGGCATCAGCCGACGCTGGCCCCTGCATGATCAGCGCTGCTGTTCGTCACTGATTCTGCCCGAAGCGGCCGTTCGGCCCGGCCGAGCCACCCAAGCCGAGTCACCCCGACCGAGCCGCCCCAGCCGAGCCGCCCAGCTGCGCCGAGTCGCCCCAGCCCAACCGGTCGAGCCACCCTTGGTTGAGTCCAGCGGCCGAGAGCTGCCGCGTTCGGAGCTTGTCCCGGGTGTGAAGCCAGCAGGGCCTTACCGCCCAAGACGGCGTCTACAGGCCAGGCCAGCGGACAGAGCGGTGGAGCCAGCAAAGAGAACGCCGCCCGGGTGGACCGAGGTCCAGCCGGGCGGCAGTGTGGAGCGTCAGCGTGCGCGGCTAGCCAGCAGGCGGCGGGGGCTGAAGCGGACCAGGACGTCGCGCCCGCGGCTGAAGAAGCCCATTCCGCGGGCCGACACGTCGCCGACGCTCAGGCGCCAGCGCATCAGCACGGACGGGGGGAGCAGGACCGCTGCGAGGCGGGTGCGTTTGGTGGCGGTTTTGGCCAGGCCCTTGCGGACCTGGTTCAGGGCCGCTGTGAGCTCACCGCCCTGCAGCGGCTGGCGGGCGTACCGGGCGCGTTCTTCGGCGCGGCCCAGCAGGGTCGCCGAGTCGGCTGGGGGGCCGGCCAGGTCGGCCTCGCGGACCAGCCGCTGCGCGGTGTGGCGCGGCGTTTCGGTCGGGTCCACCGGTACGCGGTAGTCGACCATCGTGTCGACCAGTTCGTCCCAGGCCGCGTGGGCGTCCTCGCGGGCCTGGACCGCCTCCGTGGTCACCACGACTTCGCGACTGCCCGGTGGTGCGGGACCGGTCGCGACGGTTGCCGTTTTGGGGATCGTTGCTGCGTGGCGGCGCTTGCGGACCATCAGGCGGCGTAGCGCGGGGATCGTGAGCAGCGCCAGGAGCAGCGCGATCAGGGCCACGGTCAGCAGGGTGGTCGTCGAGATGCCCGCGTCGGACGAGGCGCCCGGGGCGTCGAGGGCGCCGTCGTTGAGGTCCCGGTCGGGACGGTCGGCCGCGCCGGGGGCGGCTGAGGCGTCGGCGCCCGGGGCCAGGGAGGCCGTGGAGGTGGGCGACGGGGTTTCGACGGCGTCGGTGTCGGTGGCCCATGCGGACCGGGTCGAGCCGACCACGGACGCTGCCGGGGTGGCGTCGAAGGGGACCCAGCCGAAGCCGTCCAGGTAGACCTCGGTCCACGCGTGGGCGTTGCGGTTGGTCAGCACGTACGCGTTGCCGTCGCGGGTGCTGCCGCGGGTGAAGCCGAAGGCGACCCGGGCCGGGATGCCGGCTTCGCGGACCATCCAGGCCATCGCTGCCGCGTACTGCTGGCAGTAGCCGGCCTTGCTGTCCAGGAACGACGAGATCGCAGAGGCGCCGGCGGCCGGGTCGACGGTTGCCAGGCTGTACGAGAAGCCGTTGTCGCGGGAGAAGTAGCGGTAGATCGCCGACACCTTGTCGTACTCGGTGTTGGAGTTCTTGGTCAGGTTGGCGACCAGGGTCTTGACCTTGGGGTCGTCCGGGACCGCCGTGAACTGGGTGCGCAGCGGGTTGTCGCGGGGGAGGGCCTCGGCGGTCCGCAGCTCGGCCGGTGTGAACTTGGCCCGCACGTAGTCGAACGAGTACTTCTTGCCCTTGGTGGTCGTCCGGTTCGAGAAGACGACCTGGGTGTTCGGGTCGAACGACCAGGCGCCGTCGAGGCCGTCCGTGTCGATGACCGACGAGTACACCGGGGCGAGGGTCTGGCCGAAGTCCTCGGTGATCTCGACCTCGGCGCGGTACTGCTGGTAGTTCGCGCGGCCGGAGGTGTTGTTCTGCCGGGGGTCGTCGAGGCCGCGGGAGATCGGCCGGCCGGTCGGCGTGCGGTTGGTGACCGCCTCGGCCGTGATCACGTCGGCGACGCCGAAGCGCAGGTAGAACGGGTCGGGTTCGTTCGTGGTGACCCGGACGTAGTTGGTGGTCTGCGTCTGGTTGAGCTGGCCGCTCAGCGACGCGAACAGGTTGATGCGGCCGGTGCCGCCCGAGCCGTTGCCGGTGCCGTTGCCCGTGCCGACCTGGGTCAGGGAGTTGAGCAGGCCGGTGTTGAGGCCCGGCACGGCCAGCGGGAGCAGTACGGCGACCGCAACACCGATCACGGCGAGCCGGCGTCCGGCGGCGGCCAGCGGTGACGGCTCCCAGACGTCCACGTCGCGGCCGTCGCCGGTGAAGCGGCGGCCGAAGCGGCGCACCCGGTCGACGTTGTCAGCGACCAGCAGCCAGAGGAAACCGGTCGCGCCGACGATGAACGGGAGCACCGGCACGCTGTCGACGTAGACGGCGACCGGGACCGAGTAGATCGCCAGCATCGGCAGACCGGCCAGGGCCGGCTTGCGGGCCACCACGGTGAGCAGGTCGACCGCGATGGCGACCGTGCCGATGCCCAGCACGGCGATGAAGAGCAGACCACTGCGGTCCGGCACCGGTACGCCGTACGAGCGGGTGTCGTTCCCGGCGTCGGTGAAGAGCTGCCCGAAGTGGTTGAACGTGGCCGGTGAGGGCAGCAGTGACAACAACTCGTCGCCGCTGGGGAACATCCAGGTCAGGGTCAGCAGCAGCACCGACACCATCGACAGGGCCTGGGCCCAGGTCGGGAACCGCAGTGTCCGGGCGAGCACCGCTGCGCCGGCGATGAGGCCGACCGCGAGGATGCACTCCAGCAACCACGTCCAGCTGTCGAAGATCGCCTTCAGCGGTGCCGCCGCCAGGAGGGTCGCGGCTGCTGCCACGAGCCCCAGTCGTCGTCGCCCGGTCACTGCAGCACTCCCGTCATCGTCCTACTGT
Protein-coding regions in this window:
- a CDS encoding transglutaminase TgpA family protein, encoding MTGRRRLGLVAAAATLLAAAPLKAIFDSWTWLLECILAVGLIAGAAVLARTLRFPTWAQALSMVSVLLLTLTWMFPSGDELLSLLPSPATFNHFGQLFTDAGNDTRSYGVPVPDRSGLLFIAVLGIGTVAIAVDLLTVVARKPALAGLPMLAIYSVPVAVYVDSVPVLPFIVGATGFLWLLVADNVDRVRRFGRRFTGDGRDVDVWEPSPLAAAGRRLAVIGVAVAVLLPLAVPGLNTGLLNSLTQVGTGNGTGNGSGGTGRINLFASLSGQLNQTQTTNYVRVTTNEPDPFYLRFGVADVITAEAVTNRTPTGRPISRGLDDPRQNNTSGRANYQQYRAEVEITEDFGQTLAPVYSSVIDTDGLDGAWSFDPNTQVVFSNRTTTKGKKYSFDYVRAKFTPAELRTAEALPRDNPLRTQFTAVPDDPKVKTLVANLTKNSNTEYDKVSAIYRYFSRDNGFSYSLATVDPAAGASAISSFLDSKAGYCQQYAAAMAWMVREAGIPARVAFGFTRGSTRDGNAYVLTNRNAHAWTEVYLDGFGWVPFDATPAASVVGSTRSAWATDTDAVETPSPTSTASLAPGADASAAPGAADRPDRDLNDGALDAPGASSDAGISTTTLLTVALIALLLALLTIPALRRLMVRKRRHAATIPKTATVATGPAPPGSREVVVTTEAVQAREDAHAAWDELVDTMVDYRVPVDPTETPRHTAQRLVREADLAGPPADSATLLGRAEERARYARQPLQGGELTAALNQVRKGLAKTATKRTRLAAVLLPPSVLMRWRLSVGDVSARGMGFFSRGRDVLVRFSPRRLLASRAR
- a CDS encoding DNA polymerase IV, encoding MGRSQAIGRGRDPRFGPEADDAGCTILHVDMDAFFAAVEVRRRPELRGKPVVVGGAGPRGVVSSASYEARRYGIRSAMPGMRARALCPHAIFLPPDFSEYTAASRAVMQIFRDVTPLVEPLSLDEAFLDVAGAQRLLGRPAVIARDIRARVAEEQRLTCSVGVAPSKFVAKLGSTRAKPDGVIVVPAGQVLDFLHPLPVDALWGVGEKAAETLHRLGLMTVGDLAAAPLGMLRGALGEASSAHLHELAWGRDPRRVVSEHQEKSVGAEMTYDIDVTDPAVIRRSLLALADKVGARLRAAGHVGRTVTIKIRMADFRTVNRSRKMPTATDVAREIFETSWALFKALAPGESIRLVGVRVEGLASAATTSRQLTLGEPERGWREAEAAADAVSARFGRSIVGPASLLGQTDLRRTENHPHSTVVPLSDPPTPS
- a CDS encoding alkaline phosphatase family protein; its protein translation is MTDQLPAEAFGTVLPAYGEGSLADLMPSVSALLGVPGTTDVLGLGAQLEGVDRIAVLLVDGLGSYQIPVAAAYAPILQELPGRELTAGFPSTTPVSLVTLGTGALPGAHGVLGFTLRKPDGGILNHIKWGSDPDPAQWQPVPTRFEQAMAAGVHVTQVTRPEFEGTGLTVAANRGATFAGGADPQALSAGMLAALSRPGLVYGYHPDLDHHGHASGVDSEPWRAAAAEVGELVSRLVDGLPPNAALLVTADHGQLNVPLEGRIDLSADPRLAAGLTAVAGEPRVRYLYVEDGALDDVVAAWREVLGDAAWVLTREEAIASGLYGPVPPAHLSRLGDVVVICQGRTVVLAGGWEPPAVGQLIAYHGSVTAAEMTIPLLVAR
- a CDS encoding DUF3040 domain-containing protein codes for the protein MPLSEHEQRLFDQIEQSLAEDPKFASAVRASDPRFHARRRLVVAAFVIVAGLALVVYGTVSSNTPLGVAGFVVMLASAAFAMQSRRKGQAPDLHAVGGTATRRTRTTRKAGFIDRLEDRWRQRPEGHR